In Anaerolineales bacterium, the genomic window TGGCGCCTGAGCCGGCTGCGTCCCTTCGCCGGGCGGACGGTGGTCTTCGGCCATCTGCTGGTTTGGAATTCGCTGGTCGTTGCGGAGGCCCTGTGGCGCGGCGGAGCCCGGCTGGTGTTCAGCGATGCCCACGCCAGCCCGGCGACGCAGCCGTTGACCCATCACCTGCGCGAGCTGGGGATTCGAGTCTGGCCGGTGGCCGAGGCGGTGCGGCGCGGCGATCTCTACCTCGACGTGGGCGCCGTGCTGGGGCGTCTGCGCGCCCCGGCCGCCGCCGCCGAGGTCACGCGTACCGGCGTGCTGCACTACCGGTCGATCCCGTCCCCGGTAGTGAGCGCCGACGATTGTCGCGCCAAGTTGATTGAAGGCTTCTTCGGTACCGGCGACTCTTTTCTGCGCGCCTGGCAGCTGTTCCGTCCAGGCGAGCCCGTGGCCGGCAGGCGGTTGGTCTTGTTCGGCTACGGCAGGATCGGGCGGGGTGTGGCGCTCCGCACCCGCCGCGCCGGCATGCAGGTGTCCGTGGTGGACATCCGCCCCTCGGCCTGCCGCCGGGCGGCGGCGGAGGGCTTCGCCTGCATGGCGGTCTCCGAGGATCGGCGCCTGCGGCGGGCTCTGGCGCAGGCGCAGGTCGTCGTGGCCGTCACCGGCCAGCCCGGTGCTCTCGGGCGTATGCTTCCCCCGGCCTGGCTGCGCGCCGGCGGCCCGACCCTGGTCAACCTGGGCGCCGAAGACGAATTCGGACCGGAATTCGCGGAGGAGGAGATCCTGGGCGGCCGCGCCGTGCCGCTCAACTTCCATCTCGAACAGCCTACCCTCAACCGCTACGTCGACCCGCCGCTGGCGGCACACCTGTTGGCGTTGGAGGCCGTTGTCACCCAGCCCGGCCCGGCGGGTGTTCGTGCGTTGCCGCCAGCGATGGACGACTGGATCCTGCGCACCTGGCGCGCCGCCTGGCCAGGGGAGGATTTGGGCGGCATCGCGGGCCAGCTCGGTCTTTCCTGAGGCGTGGTTTTTGGCCTCAGCCGCTTCGGCGCCTATAATCCACCCGTGTCGAGGTACTTCTGCTACATCCTTTGCTGCCAGGACGGCAGCTTCTACACCGGATGGACGACGGACCCCCATCGTCGCCTGAAGGAGCATGCCGCTGGCCGCGGCGCTCGCTACACCCGCGCCCGGCTGCCGGTCGTCCTGGCCTATGTCGAAGCGCAGCCCGATCGCCCGGCGGCCATGAAGCGCGAGCGCGCTCTGAAGTGCCTCTCGCGCGATCGCAAACGCAGGCTGATCGGGTTCGAGGCCGCCCCGGAGGAAGATAAAGCCCATGCCTGAGCCAACCGCACTCCAGGCCGTTGCCCAAGAACTGGACAGCCTGCGCCAATCCGGGCTGTTCACCCACATCCGGACCTTGACCTCACCCCAGGGCGCCTGGGTCGTCGTCGACGGGCGACAGGTGCTCAACTTCTGCTCCAATAACTACCTGGGGCTGGCCAACCATCCTCACCTGGTGGAGGCGGCCAAGGCTGCCATCGACGAATTCGGAGTCGGGCCGGCCGCCGTCCGGACCATCGCCGGCACCATGGGCCTGCATCTCGAGTTGGAACGGCGGCTGGCCGCCTTCAAGGGCGTCGAAGCGGCCATCACCTTTCAATCCGGCTTCAACGCCAACCTGGGCACCATCCCCGGCCTGGTCGGGCGCGAAGACGTCATCTTCTCGGACGAGCTCAACCACGCCAGTATCATCGATGGCTGCCGGCTGTCCGGCGCCAGCGTCGTCCGCTACGCCCACGTCGATCCGCCCGACCTGCGGCGAGTGATCGTCGAGAACGGGAGCCAGCCCCACGGGCGGCGGCTGATC contains:
- a CDS encoding NAD-binding protein — translated: MPVTRAVSWRLSRLRPFAGRTVVFGHLLVWNSLVVAEALWRGGARLVFSDAHASPATQPLTHHLRELGIRVWPVAEAVRRGDLYLDVGAVLGRLRAPAAAAEVTRTGVLHYRSIPSPVVSADDCRAKLIEGFFGTGDSFLRAWQLFRPGEPVAGRRLVLFGYGRIGRGVALRTRRAGMQVSVVDIRPSACRRAAAEGFACMAVSEDRRLRRALAQAQVVVAVTGQPGALGRMLPPAWLRAGGPTLVNLGAEDEFGPEFAEEEILGGRAVPLNFHLEQPTLNRYVDPPLAAHLLALEAVVTQPGPAGVRALPPAMDDWILRTWRAAWPGEDLGGIAGQLGLS
- a CDS encoding GIY-YIG nuclease family protein — its product is MSRYFCYILCCQDGSFYTGWTTDPHRRLKEHAAGRGARYTRARLPVVLAYVEAQPDRPAAMKRERALKCLSRDRKRRLIGFEAAPEEDKAHA